In Bradyrhizobium sp. 200, the sequence AAACTGGCTCACCATCATCCCGAAATGCGGCGGGGACCTGATCGGCTACTGGATGCCGCATGAGGGCACCAACAACATCGCGTTCGCGCTGATTTCGTTCGAGAGCCTCGCCGCCTATGAAAGTTACCGGGCGCGGCTGCGCACTGATGCGGAAGGCATGGCCAATTTCAATTTCGCCGAGGAGAACAAGTTCATCCTCGCCGAGGAGCGGACGTTCCTGCGCAAGGTCGTGGCCTGAGGCGTCTGGCGGAACGGGCGTTGCCTTACTATCTACGCGGCGCAAACAAACATTGAGGGGAGCGACCCATGCTGACACCTGCTGACAAATGCGCCGCGTTCAGGAAATTGCACGAGAGCGGATGCTTCATCATCCCCAATCCCTTCGATGTCGGCAGCGCGGTAGCCTTGCAGCATCTTGGCTTCAAGGCGCTGGCTTCCACCAGCGCGGGCTTTGCCTGGACGCTGGCCAGGCCCGACAACCGCGTCACCGTCGACGACGTCTGCACGCATCTGGCCGCGATCTGCGCGGCGGTCGATATTCCCGTCAACGCAGACTTCGAGGATGGCTTCGCCCACGAACCGGACAAGGTCGGCGTCAATGTCGCACG encodes:
- a CDS encoding NIPSNAP family protein, with translation MTVTVFIRYQLDPFKRAQFEQYSKNWLTIIPKCGGDLIGYWMPHEGTNNIAFALISFESLAAYESYRARLRTDAEGMANFNFAEENKFILAEERTFLRKVVA